In one window of Fictibacillus phosphorivorans DNA:
- a CDS encoding DUF3813 domain-containing protein — protein sequence MANRLFQIARNAVQQAVGKVQHSTHELNNQISNSEHANHAELSSHDKEVAQNALSSAMANSSDAERAQLAEFQKELDSHSDVSSHVNSEPAENQQHSESGQPQSFTQATGLSLEDAQSLLEENPDRLN from the coding sequence ATGGCAAACAGATTATTTCAAATCGCGAGAAATGCCGTTCAACAAGCTGTAGGAAAGGTCCAACATTCAACACATGAATTAAATAACCAAATTTCTAACAGTGAACATGCCAATCATGCTGAACTTTCTAGTCATGATAAAGAAGTAGCACAGAATGCTCTTTCTTCTGCAATGGCCAATTCTTCTGATGCAGAGCGAGCACAGTTGGCTGAATTCCAAAAAGAATTGGATAGCCACTCTGATGTTTCGTCTCATGTGAATTCTGAGCCTGCAGAAAACCAGCAGCACTCAGAGTCAGGACAGCCTCAATCTTTTACTCAAGCCACCGGCTTAAGTTTAGAAGACGCACAGAGCTTATTGGAAGAGAATCCTGATCGCCTCAACTAA
- a CDS encoding Cof-type HAD-IIB family hydrolase, with product MTQPYLIALDLDGTLLNDEKKIPRKTKDLLFKLIDLGHHVCISTGRPFRSSNMYYEELELNTPIVNFNGAFVHHPHDSNFGIHHSPLELDVAKRIISACETFKVKNIMVEVLDDVYLKKPDEVIVNTFIMNENPLQIGDLHKTLKDDPTAILVHPEDHHISELRAMLQKEHAEVVDQRVWAAPWNIIEVIRSGISKASGLKKIAEYYQIPQERIVAFGDEDNDFEMIEYAGHGVAMGNAIDELKARANYVTLTNEEEGIAHYLKNILKLV from the coding sequence GTGACACAACCTTACTTAATCGCATTAGATCTTGATGGAACTTTATTAAATGATGAGAAGAAAATACCTAGAAAGACAAAAGATTTACTCTTTAAACTGATTGATCTTGGTCATCATGTTTGTATATCAACGGGGCGTCCTTTTCGCTCATCAAACATGTATTATGAGGAGTTAGAACTTAACACTCCGATTGTGAATTTTAACGGAGCTTTTGTTCATCATCCACATGACTCAAATTTCGGTATTCACCATTCTCCACTTGAACTGGACGTTGCAAAACGAATCATTTCAGCGTGTGAGACGTTTAAAGTTAAGAATATCATGGTCGAGGTTCTTGATGATGTATATTTAAAAAAGCCGGATGAAGTTATCGTTAATACTTTCATAATGAATGAAAACCCTCTTCAGATTGGTGATCTTCATAAAACCTTAAAAGATGACCCAACGGCTATTTTAGTTCATCCAGAAGACCATCATATTTCAGAGTTAAGAGCGATGCTTCAAAAAGAACATGCTGAAGTTGTTGATCAGAGAGTTTGGGCAGCTCCATGGAACATCATTGAGGTCATTCGTTCAGGTATCAGCAAGGCTTCAGGTCTTAAAAAGATTGCTGAATACTACCAGATCCCACAAGAACGAATTGTAGCTTTTGGAGATGAAGACAACGACTTTGAAATGATTGAATATGCCGGTCATGGGGTTGCGATGGGAAATGCTATTGACGAGCTTAAAGCACGTGCAAATTATGTGACCCTTACAAATGAAGAAGAAGGTATTGCTCATTACTTAAAAAATATTTTAAAACTGGTTTAG
- a CDS encoding alpha/beta fold hydrolase, with the protein MVSIQKGTIGDIPFLLAEKKENAGKPLPLFIFIHGYTSAKEHNLHFAYSLAEKDFRVILPDALHHGERIVANPPKSMEYDFWNIVQQGIQDVNRIMEWAKENEFVLENQVAVGGTSMGAIITYGSLVNNPTITAGCALMGTPAHEKFARWQIERIQNAGYDIPLTVEELENAISSLSDYDLTRNLDKLNNRPLFIWHSEVDAVIPYEFAKPYVQTLTEKNSASVYMNDKTSGHKVSRAAYLNAVEWIAKQLKTKKETV; encoded by the coding sequence ATGGTTTCAATACAAAAAGGAACGATCGGCGATATTCCTTTCTTACTAGCTGAAAAAAAAGAGAATGCTGGAAAACCGTTGCCCCTATTTATTTTCATACACGGCTATACAAGTGCTAAAGAACACAATTTACATTTTGCATACTCACTCGCTGAAAAAGATTTTCGAGTGATCTTACCAGATGCATTACATCATGGGGAGCGAATCGTTGCAAATCCTCCTAAATCCATGGAGTATGATTTCTGGAATATCGTTCAACAAGGCATTCAAGATGTGAATCGTATTATGGAATGGGCAAAAGAAAATGAATTTGTTCTAGAGAATCAAGTTGCTGTTGGTGGAACCTCAATGGGTGCTATTATCACTTACGGTTCACTAGTCAACAATCCAACAATTACTGCTGGATGTGCACTCATGGGAACGCCAGCTCATGAGAAATTTGCAAGATGGCAGATCGAAAGAATTCAAAATGCAGGTTACGATATTCCTCTCACTGTAGAAGAGCTTGAGAATGCTATCTCTTCTTTAAGCGATTACGATCTAACACGTAATCTTGATAAACTGAACAACCGTCCATTGTTCATCTGGCATAGTGAGGTTGATGCGGTCATTCCTTATGAATTCGCAAAACCTTATGTGCAGACCTTAACTGAGAAAAATAGTGCTTCTGTGTATATGAACGACAAAACGTCAGGTCATAAAGTGTCACGTGCTGCCTATTTAAACGCAGTAGAATGGATTGCTAAACAATTAAAAACAAAAAAAGAAACGGTGTAA
- the glp gene encoding gephyrin-like molybdotransferase Glp, protein MAVTKRTPLPVAEAVNKILNHTRLWGIEKISINECDNRILAEDLTATHDVPPFNRSPYDGFAIRSEDTKHASLDHPITLNVVETIGAGQVAEHEVKSGMAVRIMTGAKIPEGADAVIMLELVKERVADNKNQIIIKRSVKKDENISFQGEDTQEGTLLVKAGTKITPGIVAILATFGYHRISVYKQPVVGILSTGTELLDVNEELQPGKIRNSNAYMCAAQVRAMGAKIKLYQHREDNFDSLYKNIKEALQETDVLITTGGVSVGDYDFLPEIYKKLGAEVLFNKVAMRPGSVTTVAVYEDKWLFGLSGNPSACFVGAELFVRPVILKGMSVLKPHCKVTKALLSKDFPKPNPFTRFVRAILSEDIDGNVVTPAGLDKSSSVSSLIEANCLIVLPGGTRGWETGSEVGVITWHGEGSEWPWDHPLFSKSSAIKTVEKQR, encoded by the coding sequence TTGGCAGTTACAAAACGTACACCACTACCTGTTGCTGAGGCAGTAAATAAAATCTTGAATCATACGAGGCTTTGGGGAATTGAAAAAATTTCGATCAACGAATGTGATAATCGGATTTTAGCAGAGGATCTAACAGCTACCCATGATGTCCCTCCTTTTAATCGTTCTCCTTACGATGGTTTCGCCATTCGTTCAGAGGATACCAAACATGCTTCACTCGATCATCCCATTACATTAAATGTAGTAGAAACAATAGGAGCAGGACAAGTTGCTGAACATGAAGTAAAAAGCGGAATGGCCGTTCGGATTATGACAGGTGCTAAAATTCCCGAGGGTGCTGATGCCGTTATCATGTTAGAACTAGTAAAAGAGCGTGTAGCAGATAACAAGAACCAAATCATAATAAAGCGGTCTGTCAAAAAGGATGAAAACATTTCTTTTCAAGGTGAAGACACACAAGAAGGCACGCTCTTAGTGAAAGCAGGAACTAAAATTACTCCAGGCATTGTGGCGATTCTTGCAACCTTTGGGTATCACAGAATTTCTGTGTACAAACAACCTGTCGTAGGGATTCTTTCAACAGGCACGGAACTTCTTGATGTAAATGAAGAATTGCAACCAGGGAAAATAAGAAATAGCAATGCATACATGTGTGCAGCTCAAGTAAGGGCGATGGGCGCAAAAATAAAACTCTATCAACATCGTGAGGACAACTTTGATTCTTTGTACAAAAATATAAAGGAAGCACTACAAGAAACAGATGTTTTGATCACGACTGGGGGAGTATCTGTTGGAGATTATGATTTCCTTCCAGAAATATACAAGAAACTAGGGGCAGAAGTTCTTTTTAATAAAGTTGCCATGCGTCCAGGCAGTGTAACTACCGTTGCGGTTTACGAAGATAAATGGCTCTTTGGTCTTTCCGGAAATCCGTCGGCTTGCTTTGTAGGTGCTGAACTTTTTGTACGGCCAGTTATTTTAAAAGGAATGAGTGTGTTAAAACCACACTGCAAGGTTACAAAAGCACTACTTTCAAAAGATTTTCCAAAACCAAATCCATTTACACGATTTGTTAGGGCTATTCTGTCTGAAGATATTGATGGAAACGTTGTAACACCTGCAGGGCTCGATAAGTCCAGTTCTGTTTCTTCTTTAATCGAAGCAAACTGTCTGATCGTATTGCCAGGAGGTACGAGGGGTTGGGAAACTGGTAGCGAAGTCGGCGTAATCACCTGGCATGGTGAAGGGAGTGAATGGCCGTGGGATCACCCGTTATTCTCCAAGTCGTCGGCTATCAAAACAGTGGAAAAACAACGCTAA
- the mobB gene encoding molybdopterin-guanine dinucleotide biosynthesis protein B: MGSPVILQVVGYQNSGKTTLISKILKELGSRHIHVGVIKHHGHGDRVDPNDSGKDTEQHRSAGASITCVTSTENSILTMNSELPLKKAIALYETLEMDCILIEGYKNIQFPRVVLLRDEMEDREILMNSHDVIASIHSDKPNRVNFQESKSPHFMRDDEEGWKDFLITYITREHGKESES, translated from the coding sequence GTGGGATCACCCGTTATTCTCCAAGTCGTCGGCTATCAAAACAGTGGAAAAACAACGCTAATCAGTAAAATACTAAAAGAGTTAGGTAGTCGGCATATACACGTAGGAGTCATTAAACATCATGGGCACGGAGATCGTGTAGATCCAAATGATTCTGGCAAAGATACAGAGCAACATCGAAGTGCTGGTGCGTCTATAACATGTGTTACTTCGACTGAGAACTCTATATTAACCATGAATTCGGAGTTACCCTTGAAGAAAGCCATTGCCCTATACGAAACACTTGAAATGGATTGTATTCTAATAGAAGGATATAAAAATATTCAGTTTCCTCGAGTCGTCCTTTTGCGAGACGAGATGGAAGATAGAGAAATTCTGATGAATTCTCATGATGTCATTGCATCTATCCATTCTGATAAACCTAACAGAGTCAATTTTCAGGAATCGAAAAGCCCCCATTTTATGAGGGACGATGAAGAAGGATGGAAGGACTTTTTAATCACCTATATCACTCGTGAACATGGAAAGGAGAGCGAATCATGA
- a CDS encoding molybdenum cofactor biosynthesis protein MoaE encodes MKKYKITAEPINNQDVIDSVVHHNAGAISVFIGTVREMTGRKQTKFLHYEAYVPMAEKQLERIGLEIQEKWPSAIAAITHRIGTLQISDIAVTIAVSTPHRQDAFEASRYAIERIKEIVPIWKKEHYSDGEEWVGNQQGTKTYPAGHPEEVVK; translated from the coding sequence ATGAAGAAGTATAAGATAACTGCTGAACCAATAAACAATCAAGACGTTATTGATTCTGTCGTCCACCATAATGCAGGAGCAATTTCTGTATTCATCGGTACGGTTAGAGAAATGACAGGACGAAAACAAACGAAGTTCCTTCATTATGAAGCATATGTGCCGATGGCCGAAAAACAACTCGAAAGAATTGGATTGGAGATTCAAGAAAAATGGCCGAGTGCGATCGCTGCGATCACCCATCGAATCGGAACGCTGCAAATATCCGATATCGCAGTTACGATCGCAGTTTCCACTCCTCATCGTCAAGATGCCTTTGAAGCAAGTCGATATGCGATTGAGCGCATCAAGGAGATCGTACCCATATGGAAAAAAGAGCATTATTCAGATGGAGAAGAATGGGTAGGGAATCAACAAGGGACAAAAACCTATCCCGCTGGACATCCCGAGGAAGTAGTGAAATGA
- the moaD gene encoding molybdopterin converting factor subunit 1: MIHILLFANLAQQAETEKVSIEVNSTLSVEEVRTLLQQKVGKLTGIENALVAVNEEYVELTDQVKDGDTVAFIPPVSGG; the protein is encoded by the coding sequence ATGATACACATTTTATTGTTTGCAAATTTAGCACAGCAAGCCGAAACAGAAAAAGTTTCGATAGAAGTAAACTCCACACTTAGCGTAGAAGAAGTAAGAACCTTGTTGCAACAAAAAGTTGGTAAACTGACTGGGATTGAAAATGCCCTAGTTGCTGTGAATGAGGAGTATGTAGAGTTAACGGATCAAGTGAAGGATGGCGATACCGTTGCTTTTATTCCACCTGTTAGTGGAGGTTAA
- a CDS encoding HNH endonuclease, whose product MEKGTCELCRREPVELTLHHLIPKEEGGRFSETANLCVPCHKQIHFLYTNSELASLYYTIEKLRDTPELKKFLKWLRKQPASALPRMKKSNRLKRRR is encoded by the coding sequence GTGGAGAAAGGTACATGTGAGCTGTGTAGAAGGGAACCCGTTGAATTAACTCTGCATCATTTGATTCCGAAAGAAGAAGGCGGCAGATTTTCTGAAACGGCAAACCTTTGTGTTCCTTGTCATAAACAGATCCATTTTTTGTATACAAATTCCGAACTAGCATCACTATACTACACGATTGAAAAATTAAGAGATACTCCTGAACTAAAAAAGTTCCTAAAATGGCTACGTAAACAGCCAGCATCAGCGCTTCCACGTATGAAAAAGTCAAACCGTTTAAAACGAAGGAGATGA
- a CDS encoding YjzC family protein: MGQHKQFKHGQKAPNNGMYVEIGETGSMVNDPQQIHLSAGDRFPETTNHNRVWTYKRKP, translated from the coding sequence ATGGGGCAGCATAAACAATTTAAACACGGTCAGAAAGCACCCAATAACGGGATGTATGTAGAAATTGGTGAGACGGGAAGTATGGTAAATGATCCTCAACAGATTCATTTATCAGCAGGAGATCGATTCCCAGAAACAACGAATCATAACAGAGTTTGGACATATAAACGAAAGCCATAG
- a CDS encoding YjzD family protein, producing the protein MRYIWTLIWSLLLSNMIFYVLVSMQGGTFDFVKACIFGVVFTVIISILGELLPAKSEEI; encoded by the coding sequence ATGCGTTATATTTGGACGTTAATCTGGTCTTTATTATTAAGTAATATGATTTTTTATGTGCTCGTTTCAATGCAAGGCGGAACATTCGATTTCGTAAAAGCTTGTATTTTCGGAGTAGTGTTTACAGTTATTATTTCTATTCTTGGTGAATTATTGCCAGCAAAAAGCGAAGAGATATAA
- a CDS encoding NAD-dependent epimerase/dehydratase family protein, which produces MKKAFVTGAAGFIGYHLCSRLLDEEVDVVGIDMAESPDRIDFIARHAGFKYLPYDINETDLEPHTNGCDVIFHLACSVKPTAPWANIEDEVQRNVSVLKKVASLANSETKLIYVSSYDVYGKRQGDVLETSPKNPESLFGLIKLTEENIVKQLAEQHDFPFVIMRLPTVYGPGQPEHHTYQQVISIEDQDHERNDSISKDSVTEDVLFVDDAAEALFLAGKSAAKNEIYNISSGNQNQWLEGLSELKADQLTFKEKRKMRIKGEKAETELGFRAKTKIKEGIMKQIMHFRNRSKKSKPNSKEI; this is translated from the coding sequence ATGAAAAAGGCATTTGTAACAGGAGCGGCAGGGTTTATCGGTTACCATTTGTGCAGCCGTTTGTTGGATGAAGAAGTAGACGTCGTCGGCATAGATATGGCAGAATCTCCAGACCGGATTGATTTCATTGCTCGTCATGCCGGATTTAAATACCTTCCATATGATATAAACGAAACAGATCTTGAACCTCATACAAACGGGTGCGATGTTATTTTCCACCTCGCTTGTTCAGTCAAGCCAACAGCACCATGGGCTAATATAGAAGATGAAGTACAGCGTAACGTATCGGTTTTAAAAAAAGTCGCATCTTTAGCTAACAGTGAAACAAAATTGATCTATGTATCATCCTATGATGTGTATGGTAAACGTCAAGGAGATGTTTTGGAAACTTCGCCTAAGAATCCTGAATCGCTTTTTGGTCTTATCAAACTAACCGAAGAGAATATCGTGAAACAATTGGCTGAACAGCATGATTTCCCATTCGTTATCATGCGACTGCCGACAGTATATGGACCAGGTCAGCCTGAACATCATACGTACCAACAAGTGATTTCAATAGAAGACCAAGACCATGAAAGAAATGATTCGATTTCCAAAGATTCTGTTACGGAAGATGTTCTTTTTGTTGATGACGCAGCTGAAGCTTTATTTCTGGCAGGTAAATCCGCTGCAAAAAATGAAATCTATAACATATCTAGCGGCAACCAGAACCAATGGCTTGAAGGCCTTTCAGAATTAAAAGCAGATCAATTAACATTCAAAGAAAAAAGAAAGATGCGGATAAAAGGTGAGAAAGCGGAAACTGAACTCGGGTTTCGTGCTAAGACCAAAATAAAAGAAGGTATCATGAAACAGATTATGCATTTCAGGAATAGAAGTAAAAAATCAAAGCCGAATTCTAAAGAGATTTAA
- a CDS encoding ComZ family protein, protein MDTERNMKFMQIAMSHMPEAQAFLEKKGIEIGMEDVQPMLQLLMNVMNDAYELGKEEK, encoded by the coding sequence ATGGATACAGAACGCAACATGAAATTTATGCAGATCGCTATGTCGCATATGCCAGAAGCACAAGCATTTTTAGAGAAAAAGGGAATTGAGATCGGCATGGAAGATGTTCAGCCGATGCTTCAGCTCTTAATGAACGTGATGAATGATGCTTACGAACTTGGAAAAGAAGAAAAATAA
- a CDS encoding YppG family protein codes for MHNPQARQQPMYPPQFPGRFPMGQNQQHMQQGFPPPQHFGGPGFRGMPAPFHQPMPRPFLHSFRTQEGSLDYNKIFSVIDQSVKVAQQISPIFSAFKKK; via the coding sequence ATGCATAATCCTCAAGCTAGACAGCAACCGATGTATCCTCCGCAGTTTCCTGGACGTTTTCCAATGGGCCAAAACCAACAGCACATGCAGCAAGGTTTTCCACCACCACAACATTTCGGTGGCCCTGGATTCCGAGGTATGCCGGCACCGTTTCATCAACCGATGCCTCGACCATTTCTACATTCTTTTCGAACGCAGGAAGGCTCTTTAGACTACAATAAAATTTTTTCTGTTATCGACCAATCCGTAAAAGTCGCACAACAGATCTCCCCTATCTTTTCTGCGTTCAAGAAGAAGTAA
- a CDS encoding beta-ketoacyl-ACP synthase III, which yields MNAGIIGMGSYIPEKILANSDLEKMVDTSDEWIRTRTGIVERRIAEESMKTSHMARYAAEEAIKDAGISAEEIDLIVVATVTPDNPFPSVACQLQESLGAKNAVGMDVSAACAGFIYGLVVGKQFIETGTYKNVLVVGAEKLSKITDWKDRNTAVLFGDGAGAAILSTVSEGRGILSFELGSDGTGAKHLYQNEFIHMNGREVFKFAVRQMGESSLNVVHKAGLSKEDVDFLIPHQANIRIMEASRERLELPKEKMVMTIDKFGNTSSASIPMALKEALKDGRIQEDHTIVLVGFGGGLTWGAVALRWGR from the coding sequence ATGAATGCAGGAATCATAGGGATGGGAAGCTATATCCCTGAAAAAATTCTAGCGAACTCCGATCTTGAAAAGATGGTTGATACTAGTGACGAGTGGATTCGTACTCGTACAGGAATCGTAGAACGCAGAATTGCAGAAGAATCAATGAAAACGTCTCATATGGCGAGATATGCTGCGGAAGAGGCAATAAAAGATGCAGGAATCTCTGCAGAAGAAATTGACCTTATCGTAGTTGCAACGGTTACACCAGATAATCCATTTCCGTCAGTTGCGTGTCAATTACAAGAATCCTTAGGTGCAAAGAACGCTGTAGGTATGGATGTAAGTGCTGCGTGTGCAGGGTTTATTTATGGTTTGGTCGTTGGAAAGCAGTTCATCGAAACAGGAACGTATAAGAATGTTCTAGTTGTTGGTGCTGAAAAGCTATCTAAGATCACGGATTGGAAAGACCGTAATACAGCCGTGCTATTTGGGGACGGAGCTGGAGCGGCTATCCTTTCTACTGTTAGTGAAGGCCGAGGAATCCTCTCGTTCGAACTTGGTTCAGACGGTACAGGAGCAAAACATTTGTATCAAAATGAATTCATTCATATGAACGGTAGAGAAGTTTTTAAGTTTGCCGTGCGTCAGATGGGTGAATCTTCCTTGAATGTTGTTCATAAAGCGGGATTGTCAAAGGAAGATGTGGATTTCTTAATTCCGCATCAAGCGAATATTAGAATCATGGAAGCTTCTCGAGAACGTTTAGAGCTGCCAAAAGAAAAAATGGTCATGACGATCGACAAATTTGGTAATACATCTTCAGCTTCAATCCCAATGGCATTAAAAGAAGCATTGAAAGATGGTAGAATACAAGAAGATCATACAATCGTACTTGTTGGATTTGGTGGAGGATTAACCTGGGGTGCTGTTGCACTTCGTTGGGGCCGATAA
- the fabF gene encoding beta-ketoacyl-ACP synthase II yields MKKRVVVTGLGAVTPLGNSVEETWKKIVEGQSGVGPLTRRDKEKFPVKVAAEATEFNPEDFMDKREARRMDRFTQFAVAASIMAVKDANLDITEDIAPRVGVWIGSGIGGMDTHEEQFRIFEAKGVRRVSPFFVPMMIPDMASGQVSITIGAKGMNSCTVTACASGANSIGDAFKVIQRGDADVMVTGGTEAPITDMALAGFCQAGALSTNPDPKTASRPFDKDRTGFIIGEGAGILVLEEYEFAKKRGAKIYAEIVGYGATGDAYHITQPAPGGEGGARAMRQAVEDSGLAPEEISYINAHGTSTDYNDKFETAAIKAVFNEHAYKIPVSSTKSMTGHLLGAAGGIEAIFSVKAIQESILPPTINYETPDEECDLDYVPNTARKAEVKAVLSNSLGFGGHNASLVFKKIEE; encoded by the coding sequence ATGAAAAAAAGAGTAGTCGTAACTGGTCTAGGAGCCGTAACTCCTCTTGGAAACAGTGTAGAAGAAACATGGAAAAAGATTGTTGAAGGTCAAAGTGGTGTAGGGCCACTTACAAGAAGAGATAAAGAGAAATTTCCGGTTAAAGTTGCGGCAGAAGCAACAGAGTTTAACCCGGAAGATTTTATGGATAAAAGAGAAGCTCGTCGTATGGATCGGTTCACGCAGTTTGCGGTTGCTGCATCCATTATGGCTGTTAAAGATGCAAATCTAGATATCACAGAAGACATTGCACCCCGCGTAGGAGTATGGATTGGTTCTGGAATCGGTGGTATGGACACTCATGAAGAACAATTCCGTATCTTTGAAGCAAAGGGTGTAAGACGAGTTAGCCCATTCTTCGTTCCGATGATGATTCCAGATATGGCATCTGGTCAAGTTTCAATTACAATCGGTGCGAAAGGTATGAACTCTTGTACCGTAACAGCTTGCGCATCTGGTGCAAACTCAATCGGCGATGCGTTCAAAGTGATTCAGCGCGGAGATGCAGATGTAATGGTTACAGGTGGAACAGAAGCACCGATCACAGATATGGCACTAGCAGGGTTCTGCCAAGCAGGAGCACTTTCGACTAACCCAGATCCAAAAACAGCTAGCCGTCCGTTTGATAAGGACAGAACTGGCTTTATCATCGGTGAAGGAGCTGGAATTCTAGTTCTGGAAGAATACGAATTCGCGAAAAAACGCGGAGCTAAGATCTACGCAGAGATCGTAGGATACGGAGCAACAGGTGACGCCTATCATATCACTCAACCTGCACCAGGCGGAGAAGGCGGAGCGCGTGCGATGAGACAAGCAGTTGAAGACAGCGGTCTTGCTCCAGAAGAAATCTCTTACATTAACGCGCATGGAACAAGTACAGATTACAACGATAAGTTTGAAACAGCTGCGATTAAAGCTGTGTTTAACGAGCATGCTTATAAGATTCCGGTCAGTTCTACAAAATCAATGACAGGACACTTGTTAGGTGCTGCTGGGGGAATCGAAGCCATCTTCTCTGTAAAAGCGATTCAAGAGAGTATTCTTCCTCCAACGATCAACTATGAAACACCTGATGAAGAGTGCGATCTTGACTATGTTCCGAATACAGCAAGAAAAGCAGAAGTGAAAGCTGTGCTTAGTAACTCACTAGGTTTTGGTGGACATAATGCATCATTAGTGTTCAAAAAAATTGAAGAATAA
- a CDS encoding YjbA family protein: MLYLRDVWVNWFEGEENGYNVCEFHEWRKDDYIELLDQVPIIKIESTLFHYIENDLNDLPDSLLEEVHQKAYVRKNNQRVQLEHCFIITDEKKSLIIDTMGYRIPIRKSRLIPRQEQLVFEMAEQTETKVYTFSEKQLSKEYHILSPNPDSMRGLTRKERQLKQLLFMALDQLHSTKNVAEMRYWCTEWMPEQYGRIQRMDFDEAWDALYCELKSGWSKQHMDMCERLVKGQPYFEKIWELENGTQVN, from the coding sequence ATGTTATATTTACGTGATGTTTGGGTCAACTGGTTTGAAGGAGAAGAGAACGGCTATAACGTTTGTGAGTTTCATGAATGGAGAAAAGACGATTATATTGAACTATTGGATCAAGTGCCAATCATTAAGATTGAATCTACACTTTTTCATTACATCGAAAATGATTTAAATGATCTGCCGGATTCTCTCCTTGAAGAGGTGCACCAGAAAGCTTATGTCAGAAAGAACAACCAACGGGTACAACTTGAACATTGTTTTATTATTACGGATGAAAAGAAATCTCTCATCATAGATACGATGGGTTATAGAATACCAATCCGCAAGAGCAGACTCATACCAAGACAAGAACAGCTTGTATTTGAGATGGCAGAGCAGACGGAGACAAAAGTATATACGTTCAGTGAAAAACAGTTAAGTAAGGAATATCACATCCTCTCACCAAACCCAGACAGCATGAGGGGGTTGACTCGCAAAGAGAGACAGCTGAAGCAACTATTATTTATGGCCCTAGATCAGCTTCATTCAACAAAAAACGTTGCTGAGATGAGATACTGGTGTACAGAATGGATGCCAGAGCAATACGGAAGAATTCAGAGGATGGATTTTGACGAAGCGTGGGATGCGTTATACTGTGAACTAAAAAGCGGATGGTCGAAACAACATATGGATATGTGTGAGCGATTGGTCAAAGGACAACCATATTTTGAAAAGATTTGGGAGCTTGAGAACGGTACACAAGTGAACTAA